GGCTTCCCGCACTACATCATCGACATTCGCGACGAATTCGGTGATTTTGTGATTGATAACTTCACTGACGAATACCTCGCGGGCCGCACGCCCAATCCCTGCGTGCTCTGCAACACGCACATCAAGTGGGACGCCCTGCTGCGCCGCGCCGACCAGCTCGGCTGCCAGTTCATTGCCACCGGCCACTACGCCAACATCCGGAAAGACGCCGAAACCGGCCGCTTCGTGGTGAGCAAGGGCCTCGACGAAAACAAGGACCAAAGCTATGCCCTGTGGGGCGTGAGCCAGGAGAGCCTGAGCCGCACGCTGTTCCCGCTGGGCGGCATGCGCAAAACCGAAATTTATGACGAGGCCCGTCGGCGCGGGTTCACCGAGCTGGTGAACAAGCCCGAGAGCTACGAAATCTGCTTTATCCCCGACAATGACTACCGGGGTTTCCTGCGCCGCCGCGTGCCGGGCCTGGAAGTCCGCGTGGCCGGCGGCAACTTCGTGACCAAAAACGGCCGCGTCATCGGCAAGCACGAGGGGTATCCGTTCTACACCATTGGGCAGCGCAAGGGGCTGGGCGTGGCGCTGGGCTACCCGGCGTTTGTGCTCGAAATCCGGCCCGATACCAACGAAGTGGTGCTGGGCAACTACGACGAGCTAGCCAGCACGGCCACCGTGGTGGGCAAGCCCAACATGGGAAAGGAGGCCAGTTTGGCGGGCCGCGGACTGGTGCCGGCCATCGTGAAAGTGCGCTACAACCACGACGGCGCCCCCGCATTTCTGGAAGAAGTGGACGGCAAAATCCGCGTCTATTTCGAAGAGCCCGTGCACGCCATCACGCCCGGGCAGGCCGCCGTGTTCTACGATGGGCAAGACGTGCTGGGCGGTGGCTGGATAGAGCGCCACGTAATTGGCGAAATCCCCTTACCTTTTGCCGCGCCGGCCGAAGCCGGCCGCTAACTCCTCATTCCTCTTGTCTATCGG
This DNA window, taken from Hymenobacter sp. 5317J-9, encodes the following:
- the mnmA gene encoding tRNA 2-thiouridine(34) synthase MnmA, which translates into the protein MNTEVKGRVLVAMSGGIDSSVAAVLLHEQGYEVVGMTMKTWDYASAGGSKKETGCCSLDSINDARDIAVTLGFPHYIIDIRDEFGDFVIDNFTDEYLAGRTPNPCVLCNTHIKWDALLRRADQLGCQFIATGHYANIRKDAETGRFVVSKGLDENKDQSYALWGVSQESLSRTLFPLGGMRKTEIYDEARRRGFTELVNKPESYEICFIPDNDYRGFLRRRVPGLEVRVAGGNFVTKNGRVIGKHEGYPFYTIGQRKGLGVALGYPAFVLEIRPDTNEVVLGNYDELASTATVVGKPNMGKEASLAGRGLVPAIVKVRYNHDGAPAFLEEVDGKIRVYFEEPVHAITPGQAAVFYDGQDVLGGGWIERHVIGEIPLPFAAPAEAGR